tcagcaccttgggaccaacgtccatcggctgttccCCGAGCCCCGCtcattgcaacttcagcttcgcgacttgttgaggtatgtcggtgactttgattctgcGGATCcgctaatttctgattcgattacgcagaaatactcctagcatagctcgttccatcgcccgctgtgtgactctgagccttcttatgaggcccatagttagtctCATAACCATAGGtcgtcactggcaacacgcactgttcgaaaacagctcgagctggagtctcctctcagaatggcccaatgcggtttgcagacttcacacacgcagagaattaagataattgtctggtatgcaggattcctcacgatgttttccttcaccgtgatatttaatctcttaaaatgcacacaactgaaaagttagaggtgcatgccccggaccggattcgaaaccacaccctccggaatcggaggcagaggtcatatccactgggctatcacggctctttggcatcagtatcgatctctAATCATAGATATGtccgctgatagttattttggatatatatttcatgtacagaattgacctctgtacagatttattataagtgtagtGTGAATTGAATGATAAGTCGTCAATATCCCAGATCGTCGAACTGTGCGGCGGAGCGCCGGCTGGTCGGTGCGACGTGGCGAGCTATTCATAGCGCGGGGCGCGCCGGGACGAGGAGAGGTGGAAAGCATAGGGATGGCGGCTTCCCATAACATCGACTCCTCACGAAAAACTATCGATATTAGAATAACTACGTCTTTAATTCAagaactgtgtgcctagtgggagatttcaatattttcacacTGTTACTATCAAggtgacgtaaacgcaaatttatatggaattgaaatagtagtgccactagatggcgctgtttcaattccttagaaattcgcgtttacgttacgtgacagtaacagtatcgaACTCCTACTAAGCCCTCTGATAATACGTTTTAGAGTAAAACTGCGAGTGTAATAAGAGCTTTTGACAATTACCCAGTGgctataacctctgccttcaataATGGCGTCGGTTAGAAACGatttcggggcatgcaccttttcagttgtgtatattttaagaaattaaatatcacgtgtctaaatggtaaaggaaaatcatcgtgaggaaacctgcatacctgtcaattttcttaaatctcttgtacgtgtgaagtctgctaaccctctcattctaggagtcttgtgctcaacagtgagccgaatatgggttgttaatgatgatacagTTCCGTGAGTTAATTTAGTACACAGTGAAAGTAAATATTTGGTTTGCACCACAGTGCTAAACCGTGTCACAGAATACAcacatatttaatataaaatgtgccGTGTATCCATTAGAACCTACATCGGGCTTGAGTTGTgtaatagcttggcaagttcgttcgtaacactcccgatggtccgcgcgagccggggggcgtgtagcgatgaatgaaaaacccacgactgatgcacataACTTCCCCGTACGCGCGATTTCACTCCCGCGCAACCTTTCCCCCCCGTGCGTCGCCCGCATAACGTGGGAGTGTCACcaacgaacttgtcaagctataggTCCCTATTCGAAGTAcgatgcaaactttatgacgttTTGGAACATCGTGCGTTGACCTTTGCAATACAAAATAAAAGGTGTCAGCGGTAACGTAGCGGGGCGGCGGCACCATCACCCCGCGCATCTGGACCTTATGTATGACCTGCGCGTCCGCTCGCCACCCGCTGCTAATAGATTAGATAACCGAGACGTCACTAATGCCTAATTCAggctactttagcattttagtcgagtagcataCTAAACTACTCGCTACTGCCCAAAAATTATTCGTACTCGGCTACTAAattagtccgaactaggcataagtTTGCATCCGACTATCTACCCCGCTGTAACCCCGCTGAGATTTTTGTAATATCAGAAGCTCGTTAAGTTATTGttacttttcaaaatatttgtaaagataagaaagaaaagttaaGAATAGGTGAGGGTAGTTTACCATACCGTACGATAGGAGAGTTGGGTTTGAGGGAATAGTTGTTGAATAAGTTCATTTACAACAGAGATAGGCAGTGGAGAAGTGGTTTTTGTTAAAACTTTGCGAGTATTAAACAGAAACCTACTCAACAGACTGGGAATGTTTCCAATCGATATGGCACGTGCGCGCAGCCCTAGCGCGTCGCGCGCCCGGGCAGTGCGCACAgtggcgcgcgcgccgccgccgccatgGGCAACCAGACCTCGGCCGCCTCCGCCCACCGCGCCAGGAAGAATGTGCACTGGAAGACTGCAGGTAGGTACGGTCAGCGCGCCCGGCGGCTGCGGCGTCGCGTGCTGACCCGCGCTCTGTCCGCAGGTCGGCCGGCGGCGCCGGGCAAGCCCGACGTCTCGCCCGAGGAGGAGGAGGACGCGGTGACGCTGCGCTGGGCGCCGCCGCCGCACGACGGGGGCGCGGCGCTGCTCGGCTACCGCGTGGAGTGCAACCGCCTGGGCGCGGCCGAGTGGCTGTGCACGGCGCCGCCCGTGGTGCGCGCGCCCGAGCTGCTGCTCACGGGGCTCGGCGCGCCCGACCGCTACCGCTTCCGCGTCGCCGCGCTCAACGCCGTCGGCCGCTCCGCCTACAGCGAGCCGTCCGACGCGCCGCCGCccggcgccgcgcgcgcgcccgcctTCTCCCGCCGCCTGGCGGACGTCACGGCGCTGGAGGGCGACGCCGCCGAGTTCCGCGTGGAGTTCGGCGGCGCGCCGCCCCCCGCCGTCGCCTGGTTCAAGGACGACTGCGAGATCTTCAGCAGCCGCCGCACCGCCATCTCCGCGGGCGACGGCGCCAGCGCGCTCGTGTTCCACCAGACGCTGCCGGGCGACGAGGGCGAGGTCAAGTGCACGCTCACCAACCGCGCCGGCCACGCCGCCACGCGCGCGCGCCTGCGGCTCGAGGCGCCGCCGCGCCTGCGCTACCCGCGCCGCTACGAGGACGGCCTGCTGTTCGAGGTCGGCGAGACCATCGCGCTGAAGGCGACGGTGGTGGGCAGCCCCGCGCCCGCCGTGGAGTGGCGGCACGACGGGCGGCCCGTGGTGGCCGACGCGCGCGTGCGCCTGCTGGCGGCGCCGGGCCGCGCGGCGTTGCGcgtggcggcggcgcggcgcggcgacCGCGGCGAGTACACGGTGACGGCGCGCAACGCCATCGGCGAGGACTCGGCCGCCTTCCTGGTGACGGTGACGGCGCCGCCCGAGCCGCCGCGCGGCGTGGCCGTGGCGCGCCAGGCGGGCCGCGCCGTCACGCTGGCGTGGCTGCCGCCCGCGGACGACGGCGGCTGTCGCATCGGCAACTACGTGGTGGAGTACTACCGCAGCGGCTGGAATGTGTGGCTCAAGGCGACGGCGAGCCGCACGACGAGCGCCACGCTGGCCGACCTCATCGCGGGCAGCGAGTACCGCTTCCGCGTGAAGGCGGAGAGTCCGTACGGCATGAGCGCGCCCAGCGCCGCGTCGGCCGCCGTGCGCGTGCCGGGCGCGCCGGTGGACGCCGACCTGCTGGCGGCCGAGGCGCGCATCATCAGCGAGTCGCTGGCGCGTCGCGAGGGCGAGGCGCCGCCCGTGTCGCCGGCTCCGCGCCGCAAGCGCGCCTCGGCCGTCTCGCCGGCGCCCGCGTCGCCTGCGCCCGCCGAGCCCGCCGCGCCCACCGCGCCCGCTGCTCCTCCACCGCCCAAGCAGAGGCGCAGCTCGGTGCCCGGCGAAGCCACCAGCAACGAGTTCATGTTGCTCTTGTATCCAGACTCCGCCAAATCCACAACAACCAAATCAGACAAATCCGGTGAGTGTACCCCTTACTTAATTCCCGTTTATGTAGGTACCCAATACTTACCTATACGAGTATatctatatatacctacctatttcttATGCATTCTGAACTGAATTATTTCGTTTCTTCGTTTTCCTTAGAACAATCATGTTTATTTTGCTTTTGCTGCGCTATTGAATCATATATCTAAGAACTTTTTGAATATCCTGCTTGCATATAAAACAATCCAGGTTTTTAAACCGGATCAAATCACGACGACGTCAATGATGAGCGAATGCGATTGTTACCATTGTAGCATTGGGCAATGCGACTATTTAAATATTCTACTTATGtatgtttttggctggtgggaggcttcgcacTTGGCTACTTACCACCATACCGGAAAAGGCGTAAAGCCTAACGATTCAGTGTTTCGGTACGAAgccgtgaagaaaccgaaaggggtttggatcctcctcataacaagttagcccgcttccatcttagattgcatcatcacttaccgtcaggtgagattgtagtcaagggctaacttgtaaagaataaatgtaggtatatatgcATCGTAGTGATGGTTACAATCGGGATTGGGTTGCGATAGGTTTTGGCCATGGACACTATGAGCGTAGTTTACAAGCCTATACACGTCCGAATATCATAAGAAactcagcccctgtagccaagtggcacgcataaggtttttaacttagggtatgcactataagtaaaaattggaaaattccttgtccaactatctattctgtggtccaacataggtatgtattgagtcctcagggtaggcagtgcttgcatctatgaagtgcacgacactggtggcacgtcgattctctttctagaaaaatgtatgggaatgacatttgctatctacaggtcacgtgatcaagatctgtacAAGCTTGTAAGtcatatactatattttatctcatctATACTTAGATGTTAAAGTGTGTATTGtccttttatctatactataatacctAATGGCTCCGAAACTAcataaccgatttgaaaaattctttcactgttgggaagctacactttCCCCGGGTGCTAAAGGCTAAATTTTACCCCAGTATTCCTACAGGAGCgaaaactacgcaggtgaaggTGAAGGTGAACCACGTGGCgtctgtttttaaaaattaaattattaaatagtacCTAATCGACGCAAAAAGCGTTATGATAtcctatcaaaacataaatCTGAATATGGGGACCAAATTGGATATCACTGATGTGTTTTTATCGATTTTGCCAACAAAAGAAATTATAAGAATATCTAAGTGGGTGCCAAATTCTATAGATTGTAGAACTTAGAATACATAGCTCAAGATTTGTTTTGTTGGCAAAATTGATAACGACACACATGTTAttgaatttggctcccattttcacaattatgttttattaagataataattaattcaaagttATCTCTTGTAACCTAGGCCGGTAGGCGTTTTTCGCTCTCATatgtatttatgatttttttatttaatgaagatTGCCCTTGACTGCCATggttaagtgacgatacagtctATGATCGAAtaatggaaacggactaacttggaAAAGGTACCTACAAGTTTATTCGAagttagttcgaagagccgatggacgttggggtcccaaggtgctggaatgccgaccccgcactacaagtgcgcagtgtaggtcgacccccaccaggtggactgacgacataaagagtcgcagggattcgctggatgcaggctgctcagtatcgtgatgtttggatgtccctacaaaaggtctatgtcctgcagtggacttccgttggctgatatgatgatgatgatgatgatgatgatgatgatgatgatgatgatgatgatgatgatgatgatgaagtttatTCTACCGATACCTCTGACGGTCTCTACGCAGCATTGTACTGGAACGCAAAATTTCTTGGCGACACATCTTTGCCATTTGAGTGggaactagtcacggccgaagcctactaGATCAGACATAATTTCATATCCTCAATAGCTCTACGGTAAGaccggtcggactcatcaccgagggttggtggttcgattcccgccccgttggtctattgtcgtacccactcctaatacagcctttcccgactagttggaggtgaataaaaaaaaattaaagaaaatataaaactaaactgGGAATTGAACCTAGGACTTCTCTGTTGCGAACCACAGCACTATCACACAATATGCAAATAGTTTCAAGTGTTTCAAAgagtcattttatttttcagagaAAAGGAAGTCCTTTCAATTGGATTTAGAAGACGCGTTGTCTCCGCCTCCCATATCGCTGTCGGCGCCCGAGCTGAGCTCCAGGAGTGTCCTGCCCTTCAGAGCCCTCCGCAACGCCGTCTCGTCAACCGAACTCCTCCACGAGCGAGCGATGGCTCGTTTCTACAAAGCTGTAGCATTAAAAGAAGGACAAGAGgaacaaaagaaaaaagacGAATCCCCTCCCAAAAGCGAACCCAACCACATTCCGTACAAAGACGTCGAACTAAACCAAACATTCGACCAACAGACATTAACCACAGACACCAGTCCTAAAGTACAAACGCCAGAAATCCACTTTAAATCCGACTcttttgatgaaaataaaacgaaaaccCAACGACAAAACTCTGACAATTCAGATAGATGGCAACAAATGTCATTCGATGAGGATTATACTGCCAGCACGGTCTCCACTGACGGTGACTATACTGACGAGGACGAAGGAGACAGTCTCACTGAAGAAGTTGGAAGAGAGAGTCAGCTAGCAGAGGAAGAGGAAACTTACCACCCGAGGAATAAAACTGCACTCCCGCAACAGATAAGTGATACCATAGAAGAAGAGGAGGAAAAAGAACCAGATAGAGAACCCGTGAAACCTTTACCTTTGTTAGAACCTAATTTCATACCGAAGCCGATTTTGAAGAAAAGAGTACCTCCAATTCCCGAAACTGCTGCTCCTTTAAGTATagtagaaaataacaaaaagcaTGATTCTatcaaaaaacaagaaaaacttGAAGATAAACAGAAAAAAGAAGAGAAAAGAAGTAccttatttcaaaaaattactaaacaaaaaccatttaatttcccaaaatttaataaaaaagacacCGACAAAACCACGAAAACAACGACGCAATCTAAAGAAGACAAATCGACAAAGAAAACTGAAACGATAGATGATAAATACggcgatgaaggaaaaacagtaATCGATTACTACGGAAACATCGTAAAAGAATATGGCACTACGAAGAGGTCTACTACACCTCTATATTTGAATACGGAAGACCTTAAACAAGTTGccgaacaacaaataaataaagttactgAAGCTGATAATAACGcaaaagaaaaatctctggcACCAGAGCAgccaaagaaaaaaattgttaaaaaagtcactgaaaataaagttaattccattaaaaagaaaagaatatctactttagaaaaacaaaagacAACGAAACCCGAAGAAAAGGAAACAAAACCGGAAAAGAATGTTAATCAACATTTGTCTAACTCAACTGTACAACAGAATAGTGGCCAAGCTCCGGTCAGTAAAGTGGTGGACACGCGTGTCGTTCTGAAAACCAAGGAACGAGCGACTGTAGTCATACCCATAGATTACAAAGAATTAGAAGAAAGAGCCAAAGTGAATGTTCGCACTGCCATTGACTACACAGTGGACGTATGCTTGCTGCTGCTCGCCTTCTGGGTTTACTTCTTCAAGGACGAGAGATTGGCGATTCCGTTCTTGATACTCATCATTTATCGTCAGCTCCAAGAGACTATTTTCCAAAATCTACCTGACTGGATCCGCCGCAACACGCCCCAGTGGCTAAAAAAGAAGACTTCTTGATTAATTCCTATAATACATTGTGCGATTATTTTGTTGGACTGTGAACTTAGTTTTATGCGATAATGTGATTTATGTTGTTAAATAATATGAAgtttttatatgtacctattgagaaattgtagttaaaatttaattttgtcccGTATCTAGTAGGCGACGAGCTGCCGGACGCCTACATCGAATATtggaaaaattgtttttttataaaattaaaaagtgtatttttaaatCAGTAAAGCATGTTTGACTATCGACGCGGAACTTTGTGTGTGAGATTCATATCACAGTTTCGAATTCCGCGGACGGATTGCGTGGAGTACGGCCCCCCGCGGCGCGTGCAGGACCCCAAGCAGTGCGCGCTGCGCGACCGCGGCCTCGTGCTGGGCGTGTATTACAACGAGCATGTCACCGAGGAGGGCGCCATACTGACGGCCGCCGCACAGAAATATGATCAAAACTGCGGCGGAAAGCTTTGGAGTCAATTGAAACTGGCACCCATACCGCGCCTCGGAGAGTACCGAGTGTTCTACGACCTGGACGGCCACTTCGGCTACGTGGCCGTCGCCGGCCTGGGCTCCGAGTGCTTACGATACAACACCACGGAAGCGCTGGACGAGAGCAAAGAAGCGATCCGAATAGCGGCGGGCTTGGGCACGGAGGCGTTGCAGCAGCTGAAGCCGTCTTCCATCCACGTAGAGTCGTTCGGGAACGCCGAGGCCGCGGCGGAGGGCGCGACGCTTGCGACTTGGAGATTCCAAGAATATAAAAGCCCAACGAGCCCGCGGCTAATGCCCACGCCCAAACTGGAGCTTTACGACGACTGCGACTTCGACGGTTGGAAGGTCGGCGCGTTGAAAGCGGAATCCCAAAACTTAGCTCGTCATCTCCAAGAGATACCCGCGAACCTGTTGAACCCGACGTCGTTCGCCAAGATAGCGGTGGAGCTGTTGTGCGAGCTGGACATCAACGTCGAGGTGAAGACTCAGGGCTGGGCGGCGAGCCACGAGATGGGGGGCTTCGTGGCGGTCGGGAAATCCTCAGTGCAGCCGCCGCTCTACGTGGAGATCGGCTACTTCGGGGCGTCCGAGTGCGAGCGACCTGTCGTGATGATCGGCAAAGGCGTCACGTTCGACAGCGGCAGCCTGGACCTGAAGCCGCCGAACGAACTGCGTTACATGAAAGGGGACATGGCGGGCGCCGCGTGCGTGCTGGCCGTGGCGCGCGCCGCGGCGCTGCTCAAGCTGCCCGTCAACATCCGCGGGATCCTGCCGCTGTGCGAGCTGATGCCCAGCGGCAAGAGCCCCAAGTCGGGGGACGTGGTGTCGAGCGCGAGCGGCAAGTCCATTCACATAAGACTGCCGTCGCGCGAGGGGCGCCTGCTGATCGCGGACAGCCTGGTGTACGCGCGGAACTACTGGCCGCGGTTCATCCTCGACGTGGGCACGATGTCCAAGGAGCTGATCGCCTCGCTCGGCGGCGCGGCGTGCGGCTGCTATTCCAACTGCGAGGAGTTGTACTGCtacgcggcggcggcgggcggccaCACCGGCGACCGCGTGTGGCGGATGCCTCTCTGGAAGTTCTACGAGGAGCGGGTGAAGGACTGCCAGACCGCCGACGTCGCCAACACGGGCCGCGAGCGCTTCGGGGACTCCCCGAACTGCGCCGCGTTCCTCAAACAGTTCGTGTGCGACAGCAGGTGGATCCACTTAGACACGTACAACGTGGCGTACACAAAGGGTGCCGACTTCCCCTACCTGCGCCGCGGTATGACGGGCAGGCCGACGCGGACGATTCTCGAACTCATGTTGCAGCTACTGAATGATTCTAAATTGTGATAAGTCGTGTTTAAAATTTTCTCTAAAGATTCCGCATTCGGTGACATATTCATAGCGCGATTAACACCTATGTAGGTGTCAGTGAGATAC
This genomic interval from Bicyclus anynana chromosome Z, ilBicAnyn1.1, whole genome shotgun sequence contains the following:
- the LOC112052910 gene encoding cytosol aminopeptidase-like, producing MFDYRRGTLCVRFISQFRIPRTDCVEYGPPRRVQDPKQCALRDRGLVLGVYYNEHVTEEGAILTAAAQKYDQNCGGKLWSQLKLAPIPRLGEYRVFYDLDGHFGYVAVAGLGSECLRYNTTEALDESKEAIRIAAGLGTEALQQLKPSSIHVESFGNAEAAAEGATLATWRFQEYKSPTSPRLMPTPKLELYDDCDFDGWKVGALKAESQNLARHLQEIPANLLNPTSFAKIAVELLCELDINVEVKTQGWAASHEMGGFVAVGKSSVQPPLYVEIGYFGASECERPVVMIGKGVTFDSGSLDLKPPNELRYMKGDMAGAACVLAVARAAALLKLPVNIRGILPLCELMPSGKSPKSGDVVSSASGKSIHIRLPSREGRLLIADSLVYARNYWPRFILDVGTMSKELIASLGGAACGCYSNCEELYCYAAAAGGHTGDRVWRMPLWKFYEERVKDCQTADVANTGRERFGDSPNCAAFLKQFVCDSRWIHLDTYNVAYTKGADFPYLRRGMTGRPTRTILELMLQLLNDSKL
- the LOC112052906 gene encoding titin homolog translates to MGNQTSAASAHRARKNVHWKTAGRPAAPGKPDVSPEEEEDAVTLRWAPPPHDGGAALLGYRVECNRLGAAEWLCTAPPVVRAPELLLTGLGAPDRYRFRVAALNAVGRSAYSEPSDAPPPGAARAPAFSRRLADVTALEGDAAEFRVEFGGAPPPAVAWFKDDCEIFSSRRTAISAGDGASALVFHQTLPGDEGEVKCTLTNRAGHAATRARLRLEAPPRLRYPRRYEDGLLFEVGETIALKATVVGSPAPAVEWRHDGRPVVADARVRLLAAPGRAALRVAAARRGDRGEYTVTARNAIGEDSAAFLVTVTAPPEPPRGVAVARQAGRAVTLAWLPPADDGGCRIGNYVVEYYRSGWNVWLKATASRTTSATLADLIAGSEYRFRVKAESPYGMSAPSAASAAVRVPGAPVDADLLAAEARIISESLARREGEAPPVSPAPRRKRASAVSPAPASPAPAEPAAPTAPAAPPPPKQRRSSVPGEATSNEFMLLLYPDSAKSTTTKSDKSEKRKSFQLDLEDALSPPPISLSAPELSSRSVLPFRALRNAVSSTELLHERAMARFYKAVALKEGQEEQKKKDESPPKSEPNHIPYKDVELNQTFDQQTLTTDTSPKVQTPEIHFKSDSFDENKTKTQRQNSDNSDRWQQMSFDEDYTASTVSTDGDYTDEDEGDSLTEEVGRESQLAEEEETYHPRNKTALPQQISDTIEEEEEKEPDREPVKPLPLLEPNFIPKPILKKRVPPIPETAAPLSIVENNKKHDSIKKQEKLEDKQKKEEKRSTLFQKITKQKPFNFPKFNKKDTDKTTKTTTQSKEDKSTKKTETIDDKYGDEGKTVIDYYGNIVKEYGTTKRSTTPLYLNTEDLKQVAEQQINKVTEADNNAKEKSLAPEQPKKKIVKKVTENKVNSIKKKRISTLEKQKTTKPEEKETKPEKNVNQHLSNSTVQQNSGQAPVSKVVDTRVVLKTKERATVVIPIDYKELEERAKVNVRTAIDYTVDVCLLLLAFWVYFFKDERLAIPFLILIIYRQLQETIFQNLPDWIRRNTPQWLKKKTS